The Nitrospira sp. genome includes a region encoding these proteins:
- a CDS encoding GNAT family N-acetyltransferase, with protein MRLVRPHYIPQLEIDHTESGSLIMRDGSTAAIRPAKPADATLLQQFVSRLSPESRRHRFFSESIPSADAVAGLCDSSDPRSQLTLLVTRTWEGRQRVIAVGSYWAKDIHTAEVAMAVDDEFHGKGLGTLLLERLALIAIRHSFTHLWAVTHADNLAMREVFRESGFTSHEAYEGEDMEVELSLIPTETTVTRVEVRERLATTASLRPFFHPQSVAVVGASRDLKSIGYRLLDALRTNQFQGAIYPVNPYASEIAGVPVHPSIHAIPESVDLAIIAVPREHMLSIVDECAGKGIRALVVITAGFAEVGTEGAEHQRRLVGKIRQYGMRMIGPNCFGILNTDPHVQLNATFTAHFPPRGRAAMSSQSGAIGVATLAGAHRFHVGISSFVSVGNKADVSTNDLLQYWEEDPSTNVILLYMESLGNPRKFARIARRVSRRKPIVAVKAGRSQSGRRAASSHTAALAASDAAVDALFHQAGVIRAESLDELLSVAAGLSNQPLPLGRRVGIITNAGGPAVLCTDACEQYELVVPELSSHTKASLAPFLPSAAALINPVDLIASATPDQYAKGIETLLLANEIDALIILYMAVTVTDTADIARGIMSGIKNGRNAGAKAKPVFISWMAEGDRDRTFHSQTETIPAYQLPETPALVLGKTMMYAEWRRQPTGMVPDFDDLNLAAVRTTCATALSQRGLGWLTTDETRNVLSAMKIPVQPGGVAKTAYEAGVLARRAGYPVAVKLASHQIVHKTEIGGVQLNLRDEQAVRKAFDSIKTRLMEANQLDAMEGVLVQSMVTGGVEVMIGVTEDPLFGPLIAFGLGGIHVEILGDVQFRITPLTDRDATEMIRAIKGYRLLTGYRGQPPADLEALEETLLRISRLVEEIPEISEIDLNPIFALPPGQGCRIVDARIRVVNRLTR; from the coding sequence ATGAGACTGGTCCGTCCCCACTATATTCCACAGCTGGAGATCGACCACACCGAGTCCGGCTCGCTCATCATGCGGGACGGGTCGACCGCCGCCATCCGACCGGCCAAACCGGCTGATGCGACACTACTGCAGCAGTTCGTCAGCCGCTTGTCACCCGAATCCAGACGTCACCGGTTTTTCTCGGAAAGCATACCGTCGGCTGACGCCGTCGCCGGTTTGTGTGATTCTTCCGATCCTCGTTCGCAACTCACGCTGCTCGTGACACGAACATGGGAAGGGCGGCAGCGCGTTATTGCTGTGGGCTCCTACTGGGCGAAGGATATACACACCGCCGAGGTGGCCATGGCGGTGGACGACGAATTCCATGGCAAAGGCCTGGGGACGCTGTTGCTGGAACGACTGGCTCTGATCGCTATTCGACACAGCTTTACTCACCTGTGGGCGGTCACTCATGCCGATAATCTGGCCATGCGCGAAGTCTTCCGAGAATCGGGGTTTACTTCCCATGAAGCGTACGAAGGCGAAGACATGGAAGTGGAGCTGTCGTTGATTCCGACGGAAACGACGGTCACCCGTGTCGAGGTTCGAGAACGGCTCGCTACCACCGCATCACTCCGGCCTTTTTTTCACCCACAATCCGTGGCAGTGGTCGGTGCATCGCGCGATCTCAAGAGCATCGGCTATCGGCTCCTCGATGCACTTCGAACCAATCAATTTCAGGGTGCCATCTATCCGGTCAACCCGTATGCCTCTGAGATCGCCGGCGTCCCTGTTCATCCGTCAATCCATGCGATCCCTGAGTCAGTGGATCTCGCCATCATCGCCGTACCGCGAGAACACATGTTGTCCATCGTCGATGAGTGCGCGGGTAAAGGTATCCGGGCATTGGTGGTCATTACGGCAGGCTTTGCCGAAGTGGGAACCGAAGGGGCGGAGCACCAAAGACGGCTGGTTGGTAAGATCCGGCAATACGGTATGCGCATGATCGGGCCCAATTGTTTCGGAATCTTGAACACGGACCCTCACGTGCAACTAAATGCCACCTTCACCGCGCATTTTCCTCCTCGAGGTCGCGCGGCCATGTCGTCGCAAAGCGGCGCCATCGGGGTTGCGACTCTTGCCGGCGCACACCGGTTTCATGTGGGCATTTCTTCCTTTGTGAGTGTGGGGAACAAGGCCGATGTATCCACCAACGATCTGTTGCAATATTGGGAAGAAGACCCATCCACCAATGTCATCCTCCTCTACATGGAGTCCCTGGGCAATCCTCGAAAATTCGCCCGCATCGCGCGGCGCGTGAGTCGCCGTAAACCGATCGTCGCGGTCAAAGCTGGACGATCACAATCGGGGCGACGAGCGGCCAGTTCTCATACAGCCGCGCTGGCAGCCAGCGATGCAGCCGTCGATGCGTTGTTTCATCAAGCCGGCGTCATTCGTGCCGAATCACTCGACGAATTGCTCAGCGTGGCAGCCGGTCTCTCGAATCAACCTCTCCCACTCGGACGGCGAGTCGGAATCATCACGAACGCGGGAGGGCCGGCCGTTCTCTGTACCGATGCGTGCGAGCAATACGAGTTGGTGGTTCCGGAATTGTCCTCCCACACCAAGGCCTCGCTCGCTCCCTTTCTTCCGTCGGCCGCCGCGCTAATCAATCCCGTCGATTTGATCGCTTCCGCCACACCGGATCAATACGCCAAGGGAATCGAAACCCTCCTTCTGGCGAATGAGATCGACGCGTTGATCATTCTGTATATGGCTGTGACCGTCACGGACACAGCCGATATCGCTCGCGGCATCATGTCTGGAATTAAAAATGGTCGAAACGCGGGCGCCAAGGCCAAGCCCGTGTTCATCAGCTGGATGGCCGAAGGTGATCGCGACCGAACGTTTCACTCTCAAACAGAGACTATCCCCGCTTACCAATTGCCGGAGACCCCCGCCCTCGTGCTCGGTAAAACGATGATGTACGCGGAGTGGCGCCGACAGCCGACCGGCATGGTGCCCGACTTCGACGATCTCAATCTTGCCGCCGTACGAACGACTTGTGCCACTGCACTATCTCAACGCGGCCTCGGTTGGTTGACGACGGACGAAACTAGGAACGTCCTGAGCGCGATGAAGATCCCCGTTCAGCCAGGTGGAGTGGCGAAGACAGCTTATGAAGCTGGCGTTTTGGCTCGTCGCGCCGGCTATCCGGTTGCTGTCAAACTAGCCTCTCATCAGATCGTGCACAAGACCGAAATCGGCGGAGTGCAACTGAATCTCAGGGACGAACAAGCGGTGCGCAAGGCATTCGACTCGATTAAAACGCGACTCATGGAAGCCAACCAGCTCGACGCCATGGAGGGTGTGCTCGTGCAATCGATGGTTACCGGTGGTGTGGAAGTCATGATCGGGGTTACTGAGGACCCCCTATTCGGACCCTTGATCGCGTTTGGCCTCGGAGGGATTCACGTCGAGATTCTCGGCGATGTGCAGTTCCGCATCACGCCGCTCACCGACCGTGACGCCACAGAAATGATCCGGGCAATCAAGGGCTATCGGCTGCTGACCGGCTATCGAGGCCAACCACCGGCCGATCTAGAAGCTCTGGAAGAAACCTTGTTGCGGATCTCCCGCCTTGTCGAAGAGATTCCAGAAATTAGCGAGATCGATCTAAACCCGATCTTCGCCCTTCCGCCAGGCCAAGGCTGCCGAATCGTGGATGCGAGGATACGAGTGGTTAACAGACTTACCAGATGA
- a CDS encoding PAS domain S-box protein: MASKITKKNPQQPRARVRNLIASPRRSAVSLSEEELFAKAFRLSPHPIGITELESGRCLEVNDACLEIFGFRRDEVVGHTTLILGIWPDPQERVRFIDRLKSEGTVRNLEVSMRMKNGNLRQFLISTELIALNGKQCLLTMGNDITERKQAEEALRQSEERWQLAATGTTDGIWDWDVAGHTVFLSARWKQVRGYCEAEIGVDETEWSSRIHPEDLSRVMATVQSYFNKEIPTFECEYRTRRKDGTYYWVNDRGVAVWDAQGRVVRMVGSETDITERKRAEAELRHSEEQFRTVVESVPNGILSVDGGGRIVLVNGQIERQFGYRREELIGHPVEMLLPGRIRKDHAGLRETYQEAPEFRSMGRGRDLYGLRKDGSELPIEIGLCPVETISGTMVLASVVDITERKQREHALAEQRRLYKTVTDNAVLALLIMDDRQQCVFMNPAAEALTGFALAEVIGRPLHDVVHHTRPDGSHYPLRECPIDQAFPKNDLEQGEEVFVHKDGHFYHVAFTASPIRNELGQPVGTVIEVQDITERKRAESALRESEERLRLFVEYAPAAIAMFDEEMKYLAVSRRFLNDYHVAESDVIGRSHYDVFPDIPDRWREYHRRGLQGEVLREQEDRFERADGTIQWLHWEIHPWYGHGGGVGGILIFAEDITERKRVGEALEQSREDLDRAQEVGQIGWWRLDTRRNVLTWSDENHRIFGVQKGTPLSYESFLAVVHPDDREDVDRQWKAGLRGEPYDIEHRIVVEGQVKWVREKAYLEFNKAGALLGGFGITEDITQRKEAEAALQESEERFRTMAQAVPSFLFETDAAGWNVWTSEGWCRFTGQTPEQVAGHGWANALHPDDRAANIDRWVQCMKDGVPFEAQQRLRRTDGTYAWVIARALPVRDDQGTIRRWVGSVTNVDDIVLAREALREREERLRYHVSNAGLAVIEWDVQWQVTRWEGEAERMFGWTAQEMLGKRLPDLKLVYGDDIARVQQVMAQLRDGVTRTLVSHNRNYTKSGGVIHCIWHNSVLLGGEGRLSSVLSLVQDNTAQVEAEAALHELNQTLEQRVTERTRALRKGEERFRTFLGNAPNVTFMKSSDGRYLYVNRRFEEAFQLEQNEIVGKTDMELFSREQAEQFHNHDRAVFDAGKAVEFEETALYADGRHTNIVLKFPVRDGAGHVYAIGGIVTDITDRKKIELALQQNQRVLQEQRQELQRLTEQLFTAQDGERQRIARDLHDDFSQRLAALVLDVAALQRHPPLLPEVLGKTLEPVRAELTQLSNDLHTLAYQLHPSLLKHAGLQAAIEDHIDKAIERTGLSITLKTNDLPASIPLDWSTSLFRVFQESLQNVVKHAKATEVLVRLSGSSRGIGLSVVDNGKGFDARDKSGRQKGIGLISMQERLRLMNGFLNIHSRPADGTKVCAWIPFQEKTP; encoded by the coding sequence ATGGCATCGAAAATTACCAAGAAAAATCCACAACAACCACGCGCCCGCGTGCGAAACCTCATCGCTTCTCCGCGGCGTAGTGCCGTATCGTTGTCCGAAGAAGAGCTGTTTGCCAAGGCATTCCGTTTGAGTCCCCATCCAATCGGCATCACCGAGCTGGAGTCGGGGCGTTGTCTTGAAGTCAACGATGCGTGCTTAGAGATCTTTGGGTTCCGACGCGACGAAGTGGTGGGGCACACGACGTTGATACTGGGGATTTGGCCTGATCCTCAAGAGCGGGTCCGCTTCATCGATCGGCTGAAATCCGAAGGGACGGTTCGGAATCTCGAAGTCTCCATGCGGATGAAAAACGGGAACCTGCGCCAGTTTCTCATCTCGACAGAATTGATCGCTCTCAATGGGAAGCAGTGCCTGCTGACCATGGGTAACGACATCACCGAGCGGAAGCAGGCGGAAGAAGCATTGCGTCAGAGTGAAGAACGGTGGCAGCTCGCCGCAACAGGGACAACTGATGGGATATGGGACTGGGACGTTGCTGGGCATACTGTGTTCTTATCCGCGCGGTGGAAGCAGGTGCGTGGCTACTGCGAAGCAGAGATCGGTGTGGATGAGACTGAATGGTCGTCTCGGATCCATCCGGAAGACCTCTCACGGGTGATGGCAACGGTGCAATCCTATTTCAACAAGGAGATCCCCACGTTTGAATGCGAATACCGTACAAGGCGCAAGGACGGAACTTATTACTGGGTCAACGACCGCGGGGTTGCCGTCTGGGACGCACAAGGTCGAGTGGTGCGCATGGTGGGATCTGAAACGGACATCACCGAACGCAAGCGGGCCGAGGCGGAGTTGCGGCACAGCGAAGAGCAATTTCGGACGGTCGTGGAGTCGGTTCCGAACGGAATCCTCTCGGTGGATGGTGGGGGTCGGATCGTCCTTGTCAATGGGCAGATCGAGCGACAGTTCGGCTATCGCCGAGAGGAACTCATCGGCCACCCTGTCGAAATGCTGCTGCCTGGGCGCATTCGCAAGGACCATGCCGGTTTGCGGGAAACGTATCAAGAGGCTCCGGAATTCAGATCAATGGGCCGCGGGCGCGACCTCTATGGGCTGCGCAAGGATGGAAGCGAGCTTCCCATCGAAATTGGGCTGTGTCCGGTCGAGACGATCTCAGGGACGATGGTGCTTGCCTCGGTCGTGGACATTACCGAACGCAAGCAGCGTGAGCATGCCCTCGCCGAGCAGCGCCGCCTGTACAAGACGGTCACCGACAATGCGGTGCTCGCGCTGCTCATCATGGACGATCGCCAGCAATGTGTGTTCATGAATCCCGCCGCCGAGGCTCTCACTGGCTTCGCATTAGCGGAGGTCATCGGGCGCCCGCTGCATGATGTCGTTCACCACACCCGTCCTGACGGTTCGCATTATCCTCTGCGTGAGTGCCCGATCGATCAGGCTTTTCCGAAGAACGATCTCGAGCAGGGCGAAGAGGTATTCGTCCACAAAGACGGCCACTTTTACCATGTCGCCTTTACGGCCAGCCCGATTCGCAATGAACTCGGCCAGCCGGTCGGCACAGTCATCGAGGTGCAGGACATCACCGAGCGCAAGCGGGCGGAGAGTGCCCTGCGCGAAAGCGAGGAACGGCTGCGGTTGTTCGTCGAGTACGCGCCCGCGGCTATCGCCATGTTCGACGAGGAGATGAAATATCTCGCGGTGAGTCGGCGGTTTCTGAACGATTATCACGTCGCGGAATCGGATGTGATCGGGCGGTCACATTACGACGTGTTCCCCGACATTCCCGACCGTTGGCGTGAATACCATCGGCGCGGTTTGCAGGGCGAGGTGTTGCGGGAGCAGGAGGATCGGTTCGAGCGGGCCGACGGTACGATTCAGTGGCTGCATTGGGAGATTCATCCCTGGTATGGCCACGGCGGCGGAGTCGGCGGCATTTTGATCTTTGCGGAAGACATCACCGAGCGCAAGCGGGTGGGAGAGGCGCTGGAGCAAAGCCGGGAGGACTTGGACCGAGCCCAAGAGGTCGGACAGATCGGCTGGTGGCGACTCGATACCAGGCGGAACGTCCTCACGTGGTCCGACGAAAATCATCGCATCTTCGGCGTGCAGAAAGGGACGCCGTTGAGCTACGAGAGTTTTCTGGCCGTCGTCCATCCCGATGACCGGGAGGATGTGGACAGGCAATGGAAGGCGGGGCTGCGGGGTGAGCCGTACGACATCGAACACCGTATCGTGGTGGAAGGGCAGGTCAAATGGGTGCGCGAGAAGGCCTATCTGGAATTCAACAAGGCCGGCGCGCTCTTGGGCGGCTTCGGCATCACCGAGGACATCACGCAGCGCAAAGAGGCCGAAGCGGCGTTGCAGGAGAGCGAAGAACGCTTCCGCACTATGGCTCAGGCGGTTCCCAGCTTTCTCTTCGAGACCGATGCGGCGGGCTGGAATGTCTGGACCAGCGAGGGCTGGTGTCGGTTCACCGGGCAGACGCCGGAGCAAGTCGCCGGGCATGGCTGGGCTAATGCGCTGCATCCTGACGATCGAGCGGCAAATATCGATCGTTGGGTGCAATGTATGAAGGATGGCGTACCCTTCGAGGCGCAGCAACGGTTGCGGCGCACCGACGGGACCTATGCATGGGTCATTGCCCGGGCGTTGCCGGTGCGCGACGACCAAGGAACGATCCGTCGTTGGGTCGGGTCGGTCACGAATGTGGATGACATTGTGCTCGCGCGGGAGGCGCTGCGCGAACGCGAAGAACGTTTGCGTTATCACGTGAGCAATGCCGGTCTGGCCGTCATCGAGTGGGACGTGCAATGGCAGGTCACCCGCTGGGAAGGCGAAGCCGAACGGATGTTCGGCTGGACCGCCCAGGAGATGCTTGGCAAGCGACTGCCTGATTTGAAGCTGGTTTATGGCGACGATATTGCCCGCGTGCAGCAGGTGATGGCGCAACTGAGGGACGGCGTCACGCGCACGCTGGTGTCCCACAATCGGAACTACACAAAGAGCGGCGGCGTCATCCATTGTATCTGGCACAACTCCGTGTTGCTGGGCGGCGAGGGCCGCCTGTCTTCCGTGCTGTCGCTGGTGCAGGACAATACGGCACAGGTCGAAGCTGAAGCGGCGCTGCACGAACTCAACCAAACACTTGAGCAGCGCGTTACTGAGCGCACGAGGGCGTTACGAAAAGGCGAGGAGCGGTTTCGCACATTTCTCGGTAATGCGCCGAATGTTACGTTCATGAAGTCCTCTGATGGACGGTATCTGTATGTAAATCGCCGATTTGAGGAGGCATTCCAACTCGAGCAGAACGAGATAGTCGGCAAGACGGATATGGAGCTGTTCTCGCGAGAACAGGCTGAGCAGTTTCATAACCATGATCGCGCTGTATTCGATGCAGGAAAAGCCGTGGAATTCGAGGAGACGGCGCTCTACGCCGACGGTCGCCATACGAATATCGTCCTCAAGTTTCCCGTGCGAGATGGAGCGGGGCATGTCTACGCGATTGGAGGAATCGTCACCGATATTACCGATCGCAAAAAGATCGAGCTGGCGTTGCAGCAGAACCAGCGGGTCCTCCAAGAACAACGACAAGAACTGCAACGGCTCACCGAACAATTGTTCACGGCTCAGGACGGCGAACGCCAGCGGATCGCGCGCGATTTGCACGATGACTTCAGCCAGCGGCTGGCTGCACTGGTGCTCGATGTGGCGGCACTCCAACGGCATCCGCCGCTCTTGCCTGAGGTGCTCGGTAAAACCTTGGAACCGGTTCGAGCAGAATTGACGCAGCTCTCGAACGATCTCCACACCTTAGCTTACCAGCTGCACCCGTCCTTGTTGAAACATGCGGGGCTGCAGGCGGCCATCGAGGACCATATCGACAAGGCGATCGAGCGGACGGGACTCAGTATCACCTTGAAAACCAACGACCTTCCCGCTTCGATCCCGCTTGATTGGTCCACCTCCCTCTTTCGCGTGTTCCAGGAGAGTCTTCAGAATGTCGTGAAGCATGCGAAGGCCACAGAGGTGTTGGTCAGGCTGAGCGGCTCGTCGAGAGGGATCGGCCTCTCCGTGGTCGACAACGGCAAGGGATTCGATGCGCGCGACAAGAGCGGTCGTCAGAAGGGGATAGGGTTGATCAGCATGCAGGAGAGGCTGCGGTTGATGAACGGATTTCTCAACATCCATTCCAGGCCGGCGGATGGGACCAAGGTCTGTGCCTGGATTCCATTCCAGGAGAAGACACCGTGA
- a CDS encoding ATPase codes for MTAKTKTPASLGARHDRTVQEYQHDTYKLRGKLTEPTVCTECGALFHKGRWTWGTKPADADEIICPACMRIRDKYPKGLVTLKGSFKDEQPEQVIGLVKNEEETEKHEHPLSRIMSIETKPEGLVISTTDSHLPRRIGEALKHAYHGELELHYDKDEDFVRVTWTR; via the coding sequence ATGACCGCGAAGACCAAGACACCGGCGAGTCTGGGAGCTCGACACGATCGGACCGTCCAGGAGTATCAGCACGATACCTATAAGCTGCGTGGAAAACTCACGGAACCGACGGTCTGTACCGAATGCGGGGCCTTGTTTCATAAGGGACGGTGGACTTGGGGCACGAAACCGGCGGACGCTGATGAGATCATCTGCCCGGCTTGCATGAGAATCCGCGACAAGTACCCGAAGGGCCTCGTTACCCTCAAAGGCTCCTTTAAGGATGAGCAACCTGAACAAGTGATCGGCCTGGTGAAGAATGAGGAAGAAACAGAAAAGCATGAACACCCTCTGTCTCGAATCATGTCGATCGAAACCAAGCCCGAAGGCCTCGTTATTTCCACGACTGACAGCCATTTACCGAGACGCATCGGTGAAGCCCTGAAGCACGCCTATCACGGTGAGCTGGAGTTGCATTACGACAAGGATGAAGATTTTGTGCGCGTCACATGGACGAGATGA
- a CDS encoding Hsp20/alpha crystallin family protein gives MSALTRWEPTTRWNPFKELEEMEKRLSSYFGRTPSPASTDKKESISVAEWAPLVDISEDEKEYVIKAELPEMKKEEIKINVHDDVLAISGERKYEKEEKGKKYHRVERAYGSFMRSFTLPEDADGSKVNAEYKDGVLKVHLPKSEKAKPKAIEVKVS, from the coding sequence ATGAGCGCGTTGACACGATGGGAACCGACGACACGATGGAATCCTTTCAAGGAACTCGAAGAGATGGAGAAACGACTCTCAAGCTACTTCGGGCGTACACCAAGTCCAGCCAGCACCGATAAGAAGGAGTCCATCTCGGTTGCTGAATGGGCGCCGTTGGTGGATATTTCAGAAGATGAGAAGGAATACGTCATCAAGGCGGAACTTCCCGAGATGAAGAAGGAAGAGATCAAGATCAATGTCCATGACGATGTGCTTGCAATCAGTGGCGAGCGGAAATACGAGAAGGAAGAAAAAGGCAAAAAATATCACCGCGTCGAGCGAGCCTATGGCAGTTTCATGCGGAGCTTTACCCTCCCCGAAGATGCCGACGGGTCCAAGGTCAATGCCGAGTACAAGGACGGCGTGTTGAAAGTCCATTTACCAAAGTCTGAAAAGGCCAAACCCAAAGCGATCGAAGTCAAGGTGTCGTAA
- a CDS encoding phosphoribosyltransferase, translated as MFRNREEAGRRLVDRLIQYREDPAALILALPRGGVAVGYQLSLGLHLPLDVFITRKLGAPDNSEFALGAVGERGAVHLNSSAMAAYGFSPKDIEAMVHVQQQEIARRQALYRQGRHLPTLTDRIVILVDDGIATGSTFFASAQSIRHFKPGRLIGAIPVGPPDTIQEARRQVDELVVLATPEPFWAVGNHYIDFAQVSDHDVVEYLNLADESLLAWKERAPSATASPPH; from the coding sequence ATGTTCAGGAATCGTGAAGAGGCCGGTCGACGGCTCGTTGACCGACTGATCCAGTACCGTGAAGACCCAGCAGCGCTCATTCTGGCACTCCCTCGTGGAGGGGTGGCAGTTGGATACCAACTTAGTTTGGGACTGCACCTCCCGCTGGACGTCTTCATCACCAGAAAGCTGGGCGCGCCGGACAACTCTGAATTCGCATTGGGTGCAGTGGGGGAAAGAGGAGCCGTCCATCTGAACTCTTCGGCTATGGCAGCCTATGGGTTTTCTCCCAAGGACATCGAGGCTATGGTGCATGTCCAACAACAAGAGATCGCCCGACGGCAGGCTCTCTATCGTCAGGGCCGACATCTTCCCACACTCACAGACCGCATCGTGATCCTCGTGGATGATGGAATCGCGACCGGGTCCACATTCTTTGCATCCGCCCAATCTATCAGACACTTCAAGCCAGGTCGCTTGATCGGCGCCATTCCGGTTGGCCCACCGGACACCATCCAAGAAGCCCGCCGACAGGTGGATGAGTTAGTCGTCCTGGCTACACCAGAACCGTTCTGGGCCGTAGGCAATCACTATATCGACTTTGCGCAGGTCAGCGATCACGATGTGGTGGAGTATTTAAATTTGGCGGATGAATCGCTGTTGGCATGGAAGGAACGGGCGCCATCTGCAACGGCCTCACCGCCACACTAA
- a CDS encoding cytochrome c, whose amino-acid sequence MKTILILAMALISVSTSVVFAQVIRGDAKAGQHVYEQQCLRCHGVKLDGNGPDSKDLVIPPANLQSPKSRSKTDWELLVAISNGVLFSPMHGFRGKLTDQQMLDVLSYIRSVSPQDLSS is encoded by the coding sequence ATGAAGACGATACTGATCCTCGCGATGGCACTCATTTCCGTCTCAACTTCTGTGGTCTTCGCTCAAGTGATCCGAGGGGATGCGAAGGCTGGGCAACACGTGTACGAGCAACAGTGTCTCCGTTGTCATGGGGTCAAACTCGACGGGAACGGTCCAGACAGCAAGGACTTAGTCATCCCGCCGGCCAATCTCCAATCCCCCAAAAGTCGTTCCAAGACCGATTGGGAACTCCTGGTGGCTATCTCGAACGGCGTGCTGTTCAGCCCCATGCACGGCTTTCGAGGGAAGCTGACGGATCAGCAAATGCTGGATGTGTTGTCCTACATTAGGTCGGTCTCGCCGCAGGACCTCAGCAGCTAG
- a CDS encoding universal stress protein produces the protein MRVVIGVDWSDQAFAAVAQTFQLYHPTDVTLIHGIELGILEHPFVAQAGNVQGYDDFRHAMVESGRQLLERAAAMVPAEITPIRKVNEIGNPAQLILDSASTLSADLVVIGARGRSRLSEVVLGSVSHRVLMHSSRPTLILKGASRKAQRVLVAIEDRDDADRVVRWLTQHPFANPVELLVLHAVVPIGVNEPYAGPEISAWVEDVQHYAGELVQSTAGKLVSAQHTVTTKVVQGNPAAVIEQEAKDKDLVVVTSHGRKGISRFLLGSVSHAVVHHVTCPVLVLR, from the coding sequence ATGAGAGTCGTCATCGGCGTCGATTGGTCAGATCAGGCGTTCGCTGCAGTTGCCCAGACGTTTCAACTGTATCATCCCACCGATGTCACGTTGATCCACGGCATCGAATTAGGGATTCTCGAGCATCCGTTCGTGGCCCAAGCCGGTAACGTGCAAGGGTACGATGATTTCCGCCATGCGATGGTCGAGTCGGGTCGTCAATTGCTGGAGCGCGCTGCGGCCATGGTCCCGGCAGAGATCACACCGATCAGGAAAGTCAATGAAATCGGCAATCCCGCTCAGCTCATCCTCGATAGCGCGAGTACCCTCTCGGCCGATCTGGTCGTGATTGGTGCCCGAGGGCGAAGCCGTCTGTCCGAAGTCGTTCTTGGCAGCGTCTCCCATCGGGTACTCATGCACAGCTCCCGTCCGACGTTAATCCTCAAGGGAGCCTCCCGCAAGGCTCAACGGGTGCTCGTCGCCATTGAGGATCGAGACGACGCCGACCGTGTCGTCCGATGGCTCACGCAGCATCCATTCGCCAATCCCGTTGAACTGCTGGTGCTCCACGCCGTCGTCCCGATCGGAGTCAATGAGCCCTATGCCGGACCGGAAATCAGTGCCTGGGTGGAGGATGTGCAACATTACGCGGGGGAACTCGTGCAATCGACTGCGGGCAAACTTGTGAGCGCTCAACATACAGTGACGACAAAGGTCGTCCAGGGGAATCCCGCCGCCGTGATCGAACAGGAGGCGAAGGATAAGGATTTGGTGGTCGTGACCTCTCACGGGCGCAAAGGAATCTCCCGCTTCCTCTTAGGGAGCGTCTCCCACGCGGTCGTGCATCATGTTACCTGTCCGGTACTGGTCCTACGGTGA